One genomic segment of Devosia sp. includes these proteins:
- a CDS encoding UDP-glucose/GDP-mannose dehydrogenase family protein has translation MRIAVVGSGYVGLVTGVCLADFGHDIVCVDKDAAKIEALSQGIIPIFEPGLSDLVSTNVAAGRLTFTTDLPTAVGQAEVVFIAVGTPSRRGDGHADLRYVYDVAREVAGALNGFTVVATKSTVPVGTGDEVDHILRAASPEADFTVVSNPEFLREGAAIDDFKRPDRIVIGIEDERAREVMTEVYRPLYLNQAPLQFTNRRTAELIKYSANAFLAMKITFINEVADLCEVAGANVQEVARGIGLDNRIGSKFLHAGPGYGGSCFPKDTQALVKIGQDFGSPMRLVETTVSINEQRKRAMSRKVIAACGGDVRGKTVGILGLTFKPNTDDMREAPSIDIIRGLQDRGARIVAYDPQGMKAAEKLVDGVKFAPNAYSAAEGADVVVLVTEWNEFRSLDLSRLKALMQTPVFVDLRNVYRPQEVRKHGFHYFSVGRPEAGGMGSVSEAAE, from the coding sequence GTGAGAATTGCGGTCGTCGGTTCGGGCTATGTCGGATTGGTCACTGGTGTATGCCTAGCGGATTTTGGGCATGACATAGTCTGCGTCGACAAGGACGCGGCCAAGATCGAGGCACTGAGCCAAGGCATTATTCCGATTTTTGAACCGGGTCTTTCTGACCTGGTCAGCACGAACGTGGCTGCCGGGCGCCTGACCTTTACCACCGATCTGCCCACCGCCGTTGGCCAGGCGGAGGTCGTCTTCATCGCCGTTGGCACGCCCAGCCGTCGCGGGGACGGCCATGCTGACCTGCGATATGTCTATGACGTGGCACGCGAAGTGGCAGGAGCCTTAAATGGCTTTACCGTCGTTGCCACCAAGTCCACGGTTCCCGTGGGGACCGGCGACGAGGTCGACCACATTCTCCGGGCCGCAAGTCCGGAGGCCGACTTTACGGTTGTCTCAAACCCCGAGTTCTTGCGCGAGGGCGCCGCAATAGACGACTTCAAACGGCCGGACCGCATTGTGATCGGCATTGAAGACGAGCGGGCTCGCGAGGTGATGACCGAGGTCTATCGGCCACTCTATCTCAACCAGGCGCCTCTGCAGTTTACCAACCGCCGCACCGCTGAACTCATCAAGTATTCGGCCAACGCATTTCTCGCCATGAAGATCACGTTCATCAACGAGGTCGCGGACCTCTGTGAGGTGGCCGGTGCGAATGTGCAGGAGGTGGCCCGAGGCATCGGGCTGGACAACCGTATCGGCTCCAAATTCCTTCATGCGGGTCCCGGTTATGGCGGGTCTTGTTTTCCGAAAGACACCCAGGCGCTTGTCAAGATCGGGCAGGATTTCGGCAGCCCGATGCGCCTGGTGGAAACCACCGTGTCCATCAACGAGCAGCGCAAGCGGGCCATGTCGCGCAAGGTCATTGCCGCCTGTGGCGGGGACGTGCGGGGCAAGACTGTCGGGATATTGGGGCTTACATTCAAGCCGAACACCGATGACATGCGGGAAGCCCCGTCTATCGACATCATAAGGGGCCTGCAGGACCGGGGGGCACGGATTGTCGCCTATGATCCGCAAGGTATGAAGGCAGCCGAAAAGCTCGTGGACGGAGTCAAGTTTGCACCGAATGCCTATTCGGCTGCGGAAGGTGCGGACGTTGTCGTTCTGGTCACGGAATGGAACGAGTTTCGTTCATTGGACCTGTCGCGTCTGAAGGCTCTGATGCAGACACCTGTCTTCGTGGACCTGCGCAACGTCTATCGGCCACAGGAAGTGCGAAAGCACGGGTTCCATTATTTCAGTGTCGGCCGCCCAGAGGCTGGTGGAATGGGTAGCGTTTCCGAGGCGGCTGAATAA
- a CDS encoding NAD-dependent epimerase/dehydratase family protein: MKILVTGAAGFIGFHLSRLLVEQGHAVFGMDAMTAYYDPALKQARLDILQSMPGFSFERLDLTDAEALKAYVGQVGAEVVVHLAAQPGVRYSIENPASYIQSNVVGTANLLEALRASPPAHLIFASTSSVYGGNEHMPYAETDRADAQLSLYAATKKAGEALVHSYAHLWSIPSTCVRFFTVYGPYGRPDMALLKFARAIEAGRPIDVYGHGKMRRDFTYVSDLVTAMASLMSKPPVQGNASDADSLSPVAPFRTVNIGGGHPAELMDFIAVLEDALGKKAILNMLPMQPGDVVATEADTRLLSGLVGALPNTPLDVGVGKFVEWFRNYDGPSGG; this comes from the coding sequence ATGAAGATACTGGTGACCGGGGCCGCCGGATTTATCGGGTTTCATTTGTCGCGCCTGCTGGTCGAGCAGGGGCATGCAGTCTTCGGCATGGACGCCATGACCGCCTACTACGATCCCGCCCTCAAGCAGGCCCGGCTGGATATTTTACAATCCATGCCAGGGTTCTCGTTCGAGAGGCTCGACCTGACCGATGCCGAGGCACTCAAAGCCTATGTCGGACAAGTTGGAGCCGAGGTCGTCGTTCATCTCGCGGCACAGCCGGGCGTTCGATACAGCATCGAGAACCCAGCCAGTTACATCCAGTCCAATGTCGTCGGCACGGCAAACTTGCTCGAAGCGCTCCGGGCCAGTCCGCCGGCTCACCTCATCTTCGCATCGACCAGTTCGGTTTACGGCGGCAACGAGCATATGCCCTACGCAGAAACTGACAGGGCCGATGCTCAGCTCTCCCTCTACGCCGCGACCAAGAAGGCCGGTGAGGCTCTGGTCCACTCCTATGCCCATCTCTGGTCGATCCCATCGACCTGCGTTCGGTTTTTTACCGTTTATGGCCCCTATGGACGGCCGGACATGGCCCTGCTCAAGTTTGCTCGTGCCATCGAGGCGGGCAGGCCCATCGACGTTTACGGACACGGAAAGATGCGGCGCGATTTTACCTATGTCAGCGATCTGGTGACGGCAATGGCATCGCTGATGTCCAAGCCTCCGGTGCAAGGGAATGCCTCAGACGCAGACTCACTGTCTCCAGTCGCCCCGTTCCGAACCGTCAACATCGGCGGCGGGCATCCGGCGGAGCTCATGGATTTCATAGCGGTTCTCGAGGATGCCCTAGGCAAGAAGGCAATCCTGAACATGTTGCCTATGCAGCCGGGGGATGTGGTGGCAACCGAAGCCGACACCCGGCTCCTCAGTGGTCTTGTTGGCGCGCTTCCGAACACGCCGCTTGACGTCGGGGTGGGGAAATTTGTCGAGTGGTTCCGGAACTACGACGGCCCCAGCGGCGGCTAG
- a CDS encoding rhomboid family intramembrane serine protease, with protein sequence MSEQQPDKPGEGNQGSEPIFLLPGAVTVLAGLLIAIHAASTMVLNLEGQEQFLVWFAFQPIRIVVGAQDPSFLVPLLWTPFTHAFLHGGWDHLLINVAWLVIFATPLARRYGAVPMLLLFLISAAAGAALFAVSTLYSGVYLIGASGGVAGLTGAATRFIFQPVLVGRHPETGETIALGRRLASLGEVFTNPRSRYFTLIWLVLNAAVPLLPLLTGTSLGIAWQAHIGGFVAGLLLVGLFERRN encoded by the coding sequence ATGAGTGAACAACAGCCGGACAAGCCAGGCGAGGGCAATCAGGGTTCAGAGCCGATCTTCCTTCTGCCCGGCGCGGTGACGGTGCTGGCTGGGCTTCTCATTGCGATTCATGCCGCGTCAACCATGGTGCTTAACCTGGAAGGGCAGGAGCAGTTTCTCGTCTGGTTCGCCTTTCAGCCGATCCGAATCGTGGTCGGCGCGCAGGACCCGAGTTTTCTGGTCCCCTTGCTATGGACGCCATTCACCCACGCATTCCTGCATGGAGGCTGGGATCATCTTCTGATCAACGTCGCCTGGCTGGTGATCTTCGCGACGCCGCTCGCGCGGCGCTACGGCGCTGTTCCCATGCTTTTGCTGTTCCTGATTTCGGCCGCCGCAGGCGCGGCTCTTTTTGCTGTCAGTACGCTGTACTCGGGTGTCTATCTGATCGGCGCGTCGGGCGGTGTGGCCGGACTCACGGGCGCTGCTACGCGCTTTATCTTCCAGCCTGTGCTGGTGGGCCGGCACCCTGAGACCGGAGAAACCATCGCGCTTGGCAGGCGTCTGGCAAGCTTGGGAGAGGTTTTCACCAATCCCCGCTCGCGCTATTTTACGCTGATCTGGCTGGTCCTGAACGCCGCTGTGCCGCTGTTGCCGCTGCTGACGGGAACGTCGCTGGGCATAGCCTGGCAGGCCCATATCGGTGGCTTCGTCGCCGGGCTGCTTCTCGTCGGCCTTTTCGAGAGACGCAACTAG
- the folE gene encoding GTP cyclohydrolase I FolE → MDAQVKPLKQASESLGATSRPTQAEAEAAVRTLIAWAGDDPSREGLLETPARVAKAYGELFAGYDQNARDVLSKTFKEVGGYDDLVLVRDIPFYAHCEHHMVPFYGKAHIAYLPHDGVVGLSKLARLVEVFARRLQTQETMTAQIIDAINENLGPRGAAVMLEAEHMCMTMRGVKAHDVKTVTHRFTGVFAEDRVEQDRFFAMVGHR, encoded by the coding sequence ATGGATGCCCAAGTCAAGCCGCTCAAGCAGGCGTCAGAATCTCTTGGCGCCACGTCACGTCCTACTCAGGCAGAGGCTGAGGCAGCCGTCCGGACGTTGATCGCCTGGGCGGGCGACGATCCTTCGCGTGAAGGCCTTCTCGAAACCCCTGCCCGCGTGGCCAAGGCCTATGGCGAGTTGTTTGCAGGTTACGACCAGAATGCGCGGGACGTGCTGTCCAAGACCTTCAAGGAGGTCGGAGGCTACGATGATCTCGTTCTGGTCCGCGACATCCCATTCTACGCCCATTGCGAGCACCACATGGTGCCCTTCTATGGCAAAGCGCATATAGCCTATCTGCCGCACGACGGGGTGGTTGGGTTGTCAAAGCTGGCCCGTCTGGTTGAGGTCTTTGCCCGCCGCCTGCAGACGCAGGAAACCATGACCGCCCAAATCATCGACGCGATCAACGAAAACCTCGGCCCGCGCGGCGCGGCCGTCATGCTGGAGGCCGAGCACATGTGCATGACGATGCGCGGCGTGAAGGCCCATGACGTCAAGACCGTGACCCATCGGTTCACGGGTGTCTTTGCCGAAGATCGGGTCGAGCAGGATCGGTTCTTTGCCATGGTCGGGCATCGCTGA
- a CDS encoding nitroreductase: protein MPVNVPLRDYLLTRRSVGLAFLREPGPSDEELATMLTIATRVPDHGKITPWRLVIFAGESRVKAGEALADLVRRRNPDASEADLEVERSRFLPAPLTVGVISRPQDHPKVPRLEQVLSAGNVAFNLSHAAFAMGYAASWVTRWYAFDAEAAGILGAKDGEQFVGFVHIGTAAAVMEDRPRPALEDVVTTWSSPLQG from the coding sequence ATGCCTGTAAACGTGCCACTTCGCGACTATCTCCTCACGCGCCGCTCGGTGGGGCTGGCCTTTCTGCGCGAGCCGGGGCCGAGTGATGAGGAACTGGCGACCATGCTCACGATCGCCACGCGGGTGCCGGATCATGGGAAGATCACGCCCTGGCGGCTGGTAATTTTCGCTGGAGAATCAAGGGTTAAGGCGGGGGAGGCGCTGGCTGATCTGGTGCGCCGTCGCAATCCGGATGCGTCGGAAGCGGACCTGGAGGTGGAGCGGAGCCGCTTTCTGCCGGCGCCCCTGACCGTGGGTGTTATCTCGCGGCCGCAGGACCATCCCAAGGTGCCTCGGCTGGAGCAGGTGCTGTCGGCGGGGAACGTCGCGTTCAATCTCAGTCATGCAGCGTTTGCAATGGGTTACGCGGCATCTTGGGTCACGCGGTGGTATGCTTTTGACGCCGAGGCGGCGGGCATTCTGGGTGCAAAAGATGGCGAGCAGTTCGTCGGATTTGTCCATATCGGGACGGCTGCGGCGGTGATGGAGGATCGTCCGCGCCCGGCGCTCGAGGACGTGGTGACCACCTGGAGCAGTCCCCTTCAGGGTTGA
- the thrS gene encoding threonine--tRNA ligase, whose amino-acid sequence MSIKVTFPDGAARDYSRGTTGTEIVEGISKSLAKKTVAMRWNGVLSDLSDALEADGKIEFVTRDSGSADVLELIRHDAAHVLAEAVQELWPDTQVTIGPVIENGFYYDFYRPQGPFTEEELRVIEKKMGEIIDRGAAFTKEVWSRDQAKDWFAAKGEAFKVELVDAIAADQSIKMYKQGQWMDLCRGPHMRTVKDIGQAFKLTKVAGAYWRGDSNREVLSRIYGTAFPSREELDAYLHMMEEAEKRDHRKIGRDLDLFHLQEEAQGSVFWHPRGFVIYNQMEAYIRRRLSKSGYVEVKTPQLMHAKFWEQSGHWGKYRENMFVVPDQVPNTEDDKPVFEEVGDLLALKPMNCPAHVQIFNQGIKSYRDLPLRMAEFGCCHRNEAHGALHGLMRVRQMTQDDAHIFCREDQIQSETEHFVHLLYSVYGHMGFENVVIKLATRPEKFGGTIERWDAAEKALGDALRATGYDFEIAEGEGAFYAPKLEFHLKDAIGRSWQVGTLQLDYVLPERLDATYVAEDGSRQYAVMLHRAILGSLERFIGILIENYAGRMPLWLAPTQVVVATIVSEADGYAEKLVRQLRDAGIRAEIDARNEKINYKVREHSVQRVPLMFVVGKREAEEGTVSVRRLGTEGQQVQPFMDALVSLMAEATPPDLKDAAAAKVA is encoded by the coding sequence ATGTCGATCAAGGTGACTTTCCCCGATGGTGCTGCTCGCGACTATTCGCGCGGCACTACCGGCACCGAGATCGTGGAAGGCATCTCCAAGAGCCTGGCCAAGAAAACGGTGGCAATGCGCTGGAATGGCGTTTTGTCGGACCTGTCAGACGCGCTGGAAGCTGACGGCAAGATCGAGTTTGTGACGCGTGACAGTGGATCGGCTGATGTTCTCGAACTGATCCGGCACGACGCTGCGCACGTGCTTGCCGAAGCCGTGCAGGAGCTCTGGCCAGATACCCAGGTGACAATCGGTCCGGTGATCGAGAACGGATTCTATTACGATTTCTATCGCCCGCAGGGTCCTTTCACGGAAGAGGAGCTGCGCGTCATCGAAAAGAAGATGGGCGAAATCATCGACCGAGGCGCTGCTTTTACCAAGGAAGTCTGGTCGCGCGATCAGGCAAAGGACTGGTTTGCCGCCAAGGGCGAGGCGTTCAAGGTCGAACTCGTCGACGCGATTGCCGCCGACCAATCGATCAAGATGTACAAGCAGGGCCAGTGGATGGACCTGTGCCGCGGCCCGCATATGCGGACGGTCAAGGACATTGGCCAGGCCTTCAAGCTGACGAAGGTGGCAGGTGCCTATTGGCGCGGCGACAGTAATCGCGAGGTGCTGTCGCGCATCTACGGGACGGCTTTTCCCAGCAGGGAAGAACTGGACGCCTATCTCCACATGATGGAGGAGGCCGAAAAGCGCGATCATCGCAAGATCGGTCGCGATCTTGACCTGTTCCACCTGCAGGAAGAGGCGCAGGGCTCGGTGTTCTGGCACCCGCGCGGCTTCGTCATCTATAATCAGATGGAAGCCTATATCCGCAGGCGCCTCAGCAAATCCGGCTATGTCGAGGTCAAGACTCCCCAGTTGATGCACGCCAAGTTCTGGGAGCAGTCCGGCCACTGGGGCAAGTACCGTGAGAACATGTTCGTGGTGCCGGATCAGGTTCCCAATACCGAGGATGACAAGCCGGTCTTTGAAGAGGTCGGCGACCTGCTGGCGCTCAAGCCCATGAACTGCCCTGCCCATGTGCAGATCTTCAACCAGGGCATCAAGTCCTATCGCGATCTGCCTCTGCGCATGGCAGAATTCGGCTGTTGTCACCGAAATGAAGCGCATGGCGCCCTGCATGGTCTCATGCGTGTGCGGCAGATGACGCAGGACGACGCGCACATCTTCTGCCGTGAGGACCAGATCCAGTCCGAGACGGAGCACTTCGTGCATCTGCTCTACTCGGTCTATGGCCATATGGGCTTCGAAAACGTGGTGATCAAGCTTGCCACGCGACCCGAAAAGTTCGGCGGCACCATCGAGCGTTGGGATGCGGCGGAGAAGGCCTTGGGCGACGCGCTGCGCGCCACGGGATATGACTTCGAGATCGCTGAAGGCGAGGGTGCGTTTTATGCGCCAAAGCTCGAATTCCACCTGAAAGATGCCATCGGTCGGTCCTGGCAGGTGGGAACGCTGCAACTCGACTACGTGTTGCCGGAGCGGCTGGACGCGACCTATGTCGCCGAGGATGGCTCGCGGCAATATGCGGTCATGCTGCACCGGGCGATCCTTGGTTCGCTCGAGCGATTCATCGGGATTCTCATCGAGAACTATGCCGGCAGGATGCCTCTGTGGCTGGCACCGACTCAGGTCGTCGTCGCCACCATCGTGTCGGAAGCCGACGGCTATGCCGAAAAGCTGGTGCGCCAGCTGCGCGATGCCGGAATTCGAGCGGAGATCGACGCACGCAACGAGAAAATCAACTACAAGGTCCGCGAGCACTCGGTGCAGAGGGTGCCGCTGATGTTCGTGGTGGGCAAGCGCGAGGCTGAGGAAGGCACCGTGTCGGTCCGCCGTCTCGGCACCGAGGGCCAGCAGGTTCAGCCGTTCATGGATGCGCTTGTGTCGCTGATGGCCGAGGCAACACCACCCGACCTGAAGGACGCTGCGGCGGCAAAGGTCGCCTGA
- the yidD gene encoding membrane protein insertion efficiency factor YidD: MMQRLSQQFWRVIDLPFKISAVLLITIYRYTLSAFTGRSCRHLPTCSEFTRDAIWQFGFWPGGWMGLARFWRCRPGGTHGYDPVPETLPPGGRWYQPWRYGRWK; this comes from the coding sequence ATGATGCAGCGACTTAGTCAGCAGTTCTGGAGGGTGATTGATTTGCCCTTCAAAATCTCGGCTGTGCTGCTCATCACCATTTACCGATATACGCTCTCGGCCTTTACGGGTCGAAGCTGCCGGCACCTGCCGACATGTTCGGAGTTTACCCGCGACGCGATCTGGCAGTTCGGCTTCTGGCCCGGCGGATGGATGGGGCTGGCGCGGTTCTGGCGCTGCCGCCCCGGCGGAACGCACGGCTATGATCCGGTACCGGAAACTCTTCCGCCAGGTGGCCGTTGGTATCAGCCATGGCGATATGGGCGCTGGAAATAG
- the arfB gene encoding alternative ribosome rescue aminoacyl-tRNA hydrolase ArfB gives MADPIMITRTISIDPGEIEETFVRASGPGGQNVNKVASAVQLRFDLTNSSSLSEPVKRRVAALAGSRLTKDGVIVITSNSHRDQPLNRAEALARLVALVREGAYPPKPRIATRPTLASKKRRVEGKVRRGSTKQLRGRPGVEE, from the coding sequence ATGGCCGATCCGATCATGATCACCCGCACCATTTCCATCGATCCAGGCGAGATCGAGGAAACATTCGTGCGTGCCTCCGGCCCCGGCGGTCAGAACGTCAACAAGGTCGCGAGCGCTGTTCAGTTGCGGTTCGACCTGACGAACTCGTCAAGCCTCAGCGAGCCGGTAAAGCGGCGTGTAGCGGCGCTGGCCGGCAGCCGGCTGACCAAGGATGGTGTGATCGTCATCACGTCGAATTCCCATCGCGACCAGCCGCTCAACCGTGCCGAGGCCCTGGCACGACTGGTGGCTTTGGTGCGGGAGGGCGCCTATCCGCCAAAGCCGCGCATTGCGACCCGGCCGACCCTGGCCTCCAAGAAGAGACGGGTAGAGGGCAAGGTACGCCGCGGCAGCACGAAACAACTTCGTGGCCGGCCGGGCGTGGAGGAATAA
- a CDS encoding iron-sulfur cluster assembly scaffold protein has protein sequence MELSDLYSERILDLAGNAVSPARLDHPDASARKVSRVCGSSIEVDLIMRDGVISGYGHDISACALGQTSAAVVAREIVGTPVTEFLAVRTAMHDMLKAGGPPPTGKWDDLKYLQPVRDYPNRHVSTLLVFDAVAAALAEVESKQAVAAGR, from the coding sequence ATGGAGCTCAGCGATCTTTATTCGGAGAGAATCCTGGATCTGGCCGGCAATGCCGTTTCGCCGGCTCGGCTGGATCATCCGGATGCGAGCGCCCGAAAGGTGAGCCGCGTCTGTGGCTCGAGCATCGAAGTCGATCTCATCATGCGAGACGGGGTCATCTCCGGTTACGGACATGACATTTCGGCGTGCGCGCTCGGGCAAACATCAGCGGCAGTCGTCGCGCGAGAAATCGTGGGTACGCCTGTCACCGAATTTCTCGCCGTTCGCACCGCCATGCACGACATGCTGAAGGCAGGCGGGCCGCCGCCAACCGGGAAGTGGGATGACCTGAAATATCTCCAGCCCGTGAGAGACTATCCCAACAGGCATGTTTCGACCCTGCTGGTGTTCGACGCTGTTGCTGCGGCGCTGGCAGAAGTTGAGTCGAAACAGGCAGTTGCGGCCGGGCGATGA
- the hisI gene encoding phosphoribosyl-AMP cyclohydrolase yields MKFSDPASLDHAEREEGTTFAPRFDAHGLITVVTTEADSGTILMVAHMNAETLALTLESGIAHYWSRSRKAIWKKGETSGELQEVVELRTDCDQDCIVMLVRQTGRGAACHTGRKSCFYRRVEMAGDKASLADIGLPRLFDPATVYKR; encoded by the coding sequence TTGAAATTCTCAGACCCTGCATCGCTCGACCATGCAGAACGCGAAGAAGGCACCACCTTTGCGCCACGCTTTGACGCCCACGGGCTCATCACCGTGGTCACCACCGAAGCCGATAGCGGCACTATTCTCATGGTAGCCCACATGAATGCCGAAACCTTGGCGCTAACGCTGGAGTCGGGCATCGCCCACTACTGGTCGCGCTCGCGCAAGGCGATCTGGAAGAAAGGCGAAACCTCGGGGGAATTGCAGGAGGTCGTTGAGTTGCGCACTGACTGCGATCAGGATTGTATCGTCATGCTTGTGCGGCAGACCGGTCGCGGCGCAGCCTGCCACACGGGGCGAAAGAGTTGTTTCTATCGGCGGGTGGAAATGGCTGGTGACAAGGCCTCGCTGGCCGACATTGGCCTGCCGCGCCTGTTCGACCCCGCGACAGTGTACAAACGCTAG
- the corA gene encoding magnesium/cobalt transporter CorA, protein MLKAFTCDSELLTEKDWNGNSEGLVWIDLENPAPEEDHSVEQALGVTIPSQADMAEIELSSRLYHENGAEFLTLTALANLDSDDPIKMPVTFILKGTTLVTVRWCNPRPFAAYRSRAARQKDTPSRTGEHVMLGLLEALVDRLADALERVGTDVDHISREIFRNKARNISKKTRGLQALIEKIGAKAELLNLIQESLVSIGRLTAYHAAMDETPKSKSAITRENRVLLKVIQRDALSLSDHARALNGRASFLLDATLGLINLEQNQIIKIFSVAAVVFLPPTLVASIYGMNFDFMPELHWPFGYPFAIGLMIVFAILPYLFFKRKGWL, encoded by the coding sequence ATGCTGAAGGCATTTACCTGCGATAGCGAACTGCTGACCGAGAAAGACTGGAACGGCAACTCAGAAGGCCTGGTCTGGATCGATCTGGAAAATCCGGCTCCCGAGGAGGATCACTCTGTCGAGCAGGCGCTGGGCGTCACCATCCCCTCTCAGGCGGACATGGCCGAAATCGAGCTGTCATCCCGCCTCTACCATGAGAACGGCGCTGAGTTTCTGACCCTTACGGCTCTGGCGAACCTCGACAGCGACGACCCCATCAAGATGCCGGTCACCTTCATTCTCAAGGGCACGACGCTGGTGACGGTGCGGTGGTGCAATCCGCGCCCGTTTGCGGCCTATCGCAGCCGCGCGGCCCGGCAGAAGGACACGCCGTCGCGGACCGGCGAGCACGTCATGCTGGGACTGCTGGAGGCGCTCGTCGATCGGCTTGCCGACGCGCTGGAGCGTGTAGGCACCGACGTCGACCACATCTCGCGGGAGATATTTCGCAACAAGGCCCGCAATATCAGCAAGAAGACGCGTGGTCTGCAGGCCCTCATCGAGAAAATCGGCGCCAAGGCTGAGCTCCTCAACCTGATACAGGAAAGCCTGGTCAGTATCGGCCGGCTGACGGCATACCATGCGGCAATGGACGAAACGCCCAAGAGCAAGAGTGCAATAACGCGCGAAAATCGCGTCCTGCTCAAGGTTATCCAGCGCGACGCCCTGTCCTTGTCGGATCACGCACGAGCATTGAACGGGCGGGCTAGCTTCCTTTTGGATGCGACGCTGGGCCTGATCAATCTCGAGCAGAACCAGATCATCAAGATCTTCTCGGTGGCCGCCGTCGTGTTTCTCCCGCCCACCCTGGTGGCCTCGATCTATGGCATGAACTTTGATTTCATGCCGGAATTGCACTGGCCCTTCGGCTATCCATTTGCGATCGGGCTGATGATTGTGTTTGCCATTCTGCCCTACCTCTTCTTCAAGCGAAAAGGGTGGCTATAA
- a CDS encoding phosphomannomutase: MSDLKFGTSGLRGLVTDLAGHQAQRYARAFCRYLQENGRTGNGAVYLGRDYRPSSPGILADCAAGIADAGLIPIDCGDVPTPALALHAQSRGGSAIMVTGSHIPADRNGLKFYSPAGEISKTDEAGIISHLGEGAMLPAAVGLASEHNETRTRYFDRYASLLPKAALSGLRIGIFEHSSVARDDLARVLDHHGAETIQLGRSDEFVPVDTEAFDDAVFAPLKLWLHEFKLDAIVSADGDGDRPLLMDSGGDFVPGDVLGLVAARFLGANTVVTPVTSNSAIERTGYFTATVRTRVGSPYVVEGLEAAGDGAVGFEANGGTFVGNGVTVSGRALAPLPTRDAILPLLSVFGLAARERVSVRDLVATLPVRPTAAGRLQDVSIPACRDFLARLEKGGGFAAAVLAPHRVGHISAIDGVRFTMVSGDVVHFRASGNAPEMRCYVEAATPKAAQALLVWGLDVLRRELRA; encoded by the coding sequence ATGAGCGATCTCAAGTTCGGCACCAGCGGGTTGCGCGGCCTGGTTACAGACCTGGCCGGGCATCAGGCGCAGCGATATGCGCGTGCGTTTTGCAGGTACCTGCAAGAAAATGGTCGCACAGGCAATGGCGCGGTCTATCTGGGCCGGGATTATCGTCCATCAAGCCCCGGTATTCTTGCCGATTGCGCGGCGGGGATTGCCGATGCGGGCTTGATCCCGATTGACTGCGGCGACGTGCCGACGCCCGCGCTGGCGCTGCATGCGCAAAGCAGGGGCGGATCAGCGATCATGGTGACCGGAAGCCACATTCCTGCTGATCGCAATGGCCTCAAGTTTTACTCGCCGGCCGGCGAGATCAGCAAGACTGACGAGGCCGGCATTATCTCGCACCTTGGTGAAGGGGCCATGCTCCCGGCAGCGGTCGGCTTGGCCAGTGAACACAACGAGACCCGAACCCGGTATTTCGACCGCTATGCCAGCCTGCTGCCCAAAGCAGCGTTGTCTGGTTTGCGCATCGGGATTTTCGAGCACTCAAGCGTTGCCCGTGACGATCTTGCCCGGGTTCTTGACCATCATGGGGCCGAAACAATCCAGCTGGGCCGAAGTGACGAATTCGTTCCCGTCGATACCGAGGCCTTTGATGACGCCGTATTTGCTCCGCTCAAGTTATGGCTCCATGAGTTCAAGCTGGACGCCATTGTGTCCGCGGACGGCGACGGCGATCGGCCTCTGCTGATGGACAGCGGCGGCGACTTCGTACCAGGTGACGTTCTGGGCCTCGTGGCCGCCCGGTTCCTTGGGGCGAACACAGTCGTCACCCCCGTGACATCCAATTCGGCCATTGAACGTACTGGCTACTTCACCGCCACGGTGCGGACCCGAGTGGGCTCGCCCTATGTTGTCGAGGGCCTGGAGGCAGCAGGCGACGGGGCAGTGGGCTTTGAGGCCAATGGCGGCACGTTTGTCGGCAATGGCGTCACCGTGAGCGGCAGGGCGCTGGCTCCCCTTCCGACCCGTGATGCTATTCTTCCGCTGCTTTCTGTGTTTGGCCTAGCCGCACGGGAACGGGTGTCCGTTCGCGACCTGGTTGCGACCTTGCCTGTGCGGCCGACGGCGGCGGGACGGTTGCAGGACGTCTCGATACCCGCGTGCCGGGACTTTTTGGCCAGATTGGAGAAGGGAGGGGGCTTTGCGGCGGCTGTGCTGGCGCCGCACAGGGTCGGGCACATCTCCGCGATCGATGGCGTCCGGTTCACCATGGTTTCGGGAGATGTCGTGCATTTTCGGGCCTCGGGCAACGCACCCGAGATGCGTTGCTACGTGGAAGCGGCGACGCCGAAGGCCGCCCAGGCCTTGCTGGTCTGGGGGCTCGACGTGCTGAGGCGCGAATTGCGCGCTTAA